The following proteins come from a genomic window of Pseudomonas sp. WJP1:
- the recO gene encoding DNA repair protein RecO, whose protein sequence is MSQPIPQPAYVLHSRAYRENSALVDFLTPQGRLRAVLRSARGKAGTLARPFVPLEVEFRGRSELKNVGRMESAGIATWLNGEALFSGLYLNELLIRLLPAEDPFPSVFDHYAATLLALAEGRALEPLLRSFEWRLLDDLGYGFSLTADIHDEPIAPDGLYRLQVDAGLERVYLLQPGLFNGAELLAMAEADWSAPGALSAAKRLMRQALAVHLGGRPLVSRELFRKP, encoded by the coding sequence ATGTCCCAACCCATCCCGCAACCCGCCTACGTCCTGCATTCCCGAGCCTACCGCGAAAACAGCGCCCTGGTGGACTTCCTCACGCCCCAAGGTCGGCTGCGGGCGGTATTGCGCAGTGCGCGGGGCAAGGCCGGGACGCTGGCGCGGCCGTTCGTGCCGCTGGAGGTCGAGTTTCGCGGGCGTAGCGAACTGAAGAATGTCGGGCGCATGGAGAGTGCCGGCATCGCCACCTGGCTCAACGGCGAGGCACTGTTCAGCGGTCTTTACCTCAACGAGCTGCTGATTCGCCTGCTGCCCGCTGAAGACCCTTTCCCTTCGGTGTTCGATCACTATGCCGCGACCTTGCTCGCCCTGGCCGAGGGTCGGGCGCTGGAGCCGTTGCTGCGTTCGTTCGAATGGCGCTTGCTGGATGATCTGGGCTACGGCTTTTCATTGACGGCCGATATCCACGACGAACCCATTGCACCAGACGGTCTTTACCGTCTGCAGGTGGATGCGGGACTGGAGCGGGTCTATCTGCTGCAGCCCGGGTTGTTCAACGGCGCCGAACTGCTGGCCATGGCTGAAGCCGACTGGAGTGCACCGGGTGCGTTGTCCGCGGCCAAGCGTTTGATGCGCCAGGCACTGGCCGTTCATTTGGGCGGTCGTCCCCTGGTCAGTCGCGAGCTGTTTCGCAAGCCGTAG
- the pdxJ gene encoding pyridoxine 5'-phosphate synthase → MTTSTRILLGVNIDHVATLRQARGTRYPDPVKAALDAEEAGADGITVHLREDRRHIQERDVLVLKDVLQTRMNFEMGITEEMMQFAERIRPAHICLVPETRQELTTEGGLDVAGQEARIKAAVERLSKIGSEVSLFIDADERQIEASRRVGAPAIELHTGRYADAETPTEVAEELKRVADGVAFGLAQGLIVNAGHGLHYHNVEAVAAIKGINELNIGHALVAHALFVGFKSAVSEMKALILAAAAKA, encoded by the coding sequence GTGACCACCAGCACCCGCATTCTTCTTGGCGTGAACATCGACCACGTTGCCACCCTGCGTCAGGCCCGGGGCACTCGCTACCCGGACCCGGTCAAGGCAGCACTGGATGCGGAAGAGGCGGGTGCGGACGGCATCACCGTGCACCTGCGCGAAGACCGCCGACACATCCAGGAGCGCGACGTGCTGGTGCTCAAGGACGTGCTGCAAACCCGCATGAACTTCGAAATGGGCATCACCGAGGAAATGATGCAGTTCGCCGAACGCATCCGCCCGGCGCACATCTGCCTCGTGCCGGAAACCCGTCAGGAACTGACGACCGAAGGTGGACTGGACGTGGCAGGGCAGGAGGCGCGGATCAAGGCCGCCGTGGAGCGCCTGTCGAAGATCGGCTCTGAAGTGTCGCTGTTCATCGATGCCGACGAACGGCAGATCGAAGCCTCACGCCGTGTGGGTGCACCGGCCATCGAATTGCACACCGGTCGTTATGCCGATGCCGAGACACCGACCGAAGTGGCTGAAGAGCTCAAGCGCGTCGCCGACGGCGTAGCGTTCGGCCTGGCGCAAGGCCTGATCGTCAATGCCGGCCACGGTCTGCACTATCACAACGTCGAGGCGGTGGCCGCGATCAAGGGCATCAACGAACTGAACATCGGCCACGCGCTGGTGGCCCATGCGTTGTTCGTGGGCTTCAAGTCGGCTGTTTCGGAGATGAAGGCGCTGATTCTGGCGGCTGCCGCCAAGGCCTAA